One window of the Branchiostoma lanceolatum isolate klBraLanc5 chromosome 3, klBraLanc5.hap2, whole genome shotgun sequence genome contains the following:
- the LOC136431131 gene encoding uncharacterized protein isoform X3 → MAESRSGSEPLFQQIDKEGRATWRPESRSGSEPLFQQIDKEGRATWRPESRSGSEPLFQQIDKEGRATWRPESRSGSEPLFQQIDKEGRATWIPESRSGSEPLFQQIDKEGRATWRPESRSGSEPLFQQIDKEGRATWRPESRSGSEPLFQQIDKEGRATWRPESRSGSEPLFQQIDKERRATWRPESRSGSEPLFQQIDKERRATWIPESRSGSEPLFQQIDKEGRATWRPGRPNMFFYTIKGAYDSKSLDLEGLKRRWGGKVPRSNPIFLNVGDKSYLRDSNSTTTQGTLPQRGRESAHGSPSRKILRASTAVFTTVENPSGASTVTDVANGENVAFLLGSSPSESPRKKLVKASQSVFTTIGQRPVSSATEESTVTTSGCGSTINSSTSCLFRTIRDSSAVVSDTESTGSDAGVSLAGIGRPHPSSSPNKGILQTSQAVFRSVDNKSSEGSDTDVVTHSSTTSLFTNVGDKSDLNLTDSGSITSPDSLEQDGALGLESDSGFPRRVSSDPRPLFRKLHDRDKERSISDASSTDFADDSATLTTLEQEEEEITVFVDDKGFHLHSQVPGQEETQLFEEASCAYPGHAVFTELQEEDATDGQCCVPLTATNRIHIKGGRVVNDDQSVEADVYIEEGVVKGFGKDILVPGGARIIDARGKLVIPGGIDPNTHFEIESNGVTSVDDFYKGTKAALVGGTTLTIDCVLPEKGESLAESYEKWRQKADGKVVSDYSLHVAVTWWGEKVKDDMALLAKEKGVNSFLVFLAHKDKYQLSDSELYEFFTHCRELGVLAMVHAENGDLVAEMTKKMLGMGIRGPEGHVLSRPEELESEAAQRAIAIANRVNCPIYITRVMSTSAGDVIAAARKRGNVVYGEPTAAGLGTDGSHCWDKNWKVAAAHVTDPPLRPDPSTPDHLMDLLANGDLQIVGSDNRTFTTSQKAIGKDDFSKIPCGVNGVEDRMSVVWERGVVSGKMDENRFVAVTSTNAAKIFNMYPKKGRIAEGSDADVIIWDPEATRTISVRTHHQAVDFNVFEGLTCHGVPLYTICQGKVVCEDSGSVVHVTQGAGSWVPRDRRCDHVFKRIHAREKLRVPKPVEREPYDGTVAKAEPEETLKVAQPTKPTMEEVTTSTGVRDLHKSGFTLAGEQVDDNVPRRTGQRITKPPGGSSSIIF, encoded by the exons ATGGCGGAATCCAGGAGCGGTTCAGAGCCACTGTTTCAGCAGATAGATAAGGAGGGGAGGGCCACGTGGAGACCGGAATCCAGGAGCGGTTCAGAGCCACTGTTTCAGCAGATAGATAAGGAGGGGAGGGCCACGTGGAGACCGGAATCCAGGAGCGGTTCAGAGCCACTGTTTCAGCAGATAGATAAGGAGGGGAGGGCCACGTGGAGACCGGAATCCAGGAGCGGTTCAGAGCCACTGTTTCAGCAGATAGATAAGGAGGGGAGGGCCACGTGGATACCGGAATCCAGGAGCGGTTCAGAGCCACTGTTTCAGCAGATAGATAAGGAGGGGAGGGCCACGTGGAGACCGGAATCCAGGAGCGGTTCAGAGCCACTGTTTCAGCAGATAGATAAGGAGGGGAGGGCCACGTGGAGACCGGAATCCAGGAGCGGTTCAGAGCCACTGTTTCAGCAGATAGATAAGGAGGGGAGGGCCACGTGGAGACCGGAATCCAGGAGCGGTTCAGAGCCACTGTTTCAGCAGATAGATAAGGAGAGGAGGGCCACGTGGAGACCGGAATCCAGGAGCGGTTCAGAGCCACTGTTTCAGCAGATAGATAAGGAGAGGAGGGCCACGTGGATACCGGAATCCAGGAGCGGTTCAGAGCCATTGTTTCAGCAGATAGATAAGGAGGGGAGGGCCACGTGGAGACCGGGGAGGCCTAACATGTTCTTCTACACCATCAAGGGAGCGTACGACAGCAAATCCTTAGACTTAGAAGGACTGAAGAGAAGATGGGGAGGGAAGGTGCCGCGGAGCAACCCCATCTTTCTGAACGTTGGCGACAAATCCTATCTCAGGGACTCCAACTCTACTACCACGCAGGGCACACTACCgcagagggggagggagagcGCACACGGATCCCCCTCTAGAAAAATCCTCAGGGCTTCCACAGCCGTCTTCACCACTGTGGAGAATCCTTCAGGTGCTAGCACCGTCACCGACGTGGCCAACGGAGAAAACGTAGCGTTTCTACTCGGCTCCAGCCCTTCCGAGTCTCCGCGTAAGAAACTTGTAAAGGCCTCACAATCCGTTTTTACCACGATAGGACAGAGACCCGTCTCGTCGGCCACGGAAGAGTCTACAGTGACCACATCAGGTTGTGGGTCCACTATAAATTCGTCGACGTCTTGCTTATTTAGAACCATCAGAGACAGTTCAGCTGTTGTCTCTGACACCGAATCTACGGGATCGGACGCCGGTGTGAGCCTTGCAGGTATAGGTAGACCCCACCCGAGCTCATCTCCAAACAAGGGCATCTTACAAACGTCTCAGGCCGTTTTTAGAAGCGTCGACAACAAGTCTTCCGAGGGTTCCGACACCGACGTCGTGACTCACAGCTCCACAACCTCTCTCTTCACCAACGTGGGAGACAAGTCCGATCTCAATCTCACGGACAGCGGGTCTATCACCTCTCCCGACTCCTTGGAGCAGGACGGGGCGCTAGGTCTTGAGTCGGACTCAGGATTCCCCAGGAGGGTCTCCAGCGATCCGAGACCGCTCTTCAGAAAACTTCATGACAGAGACAAGGAAAGATCGATATCCGACGCCTCGAGTACGGACTTTGCCGACGACTCTGCGACACTCACAACACtcgaacaagaagaagaagaaatcacAGTCTTCGTAGATGATAAGGGCTTCCATCTTCATTCACAAGTGCCTGGGCAAGAagaaacacaactttttgaAGAGGCCAGTTGTGCTTATCCCGGACACGCCGTTTTCACAGAGTTGCAGGAAGAAGATGCTACTGACGGACAGTGCTGTGTACCCTTG ACGGCGACCAACAGGATCCACATCAAGGGTGGACGGGTGGTCAACGATGACCAGTCGGTGGAGGCGGACGTCTACATCGAGGAGGGCGTGGTCAA GGGATTCGGGAAGGACATCCTAGTGCCCGGCGGCGCCAGAATCATCGACGCCCGAGGAAAGCTGGTCATCCCGGGCGGCATCGACCCCAACACGCACTTCGAGATAGAGAGCAATGGCGTCACCTCGGTGGACGACTTCTACAAGGGCACTAAAGCGGCACTGGTGGGCGGTACCACCCTCACAA TCGACTGCGTGCTGCCTGAAAAGGGCGAAAGTCTCGCGGAATCTTACGAGAAGTGGAGACAGAAGGCTGATGGGAAGGTGGTGTCGGATTACAGCCTGCACGTGGCCGTCACGTGGTGGGGCGAGAAGGTCAAGGACGACATGGCCCTGCTGGCCAAAGAGAAAG GTGTGAACTCCTTCCTCGTGTTCCTGGCCCACAAAGACAAGTACCAACTGTCGGATAGTGAG CTGTACGAGTTCTTCACACACTGCCGAGAGCTGGGTGTTCTGGCCATGGTGCATGCCGAGAATGGAGACCTGGTGGCTGAG ATGACGAAGAAGATGCTTGGCATGGGGATCCGAGGCCCGGAGGGACATGTGCTCAGTAGACCCGAGGAG CTTGAGTCTGAGGCTGCACAACGTGCCATTGCTATCGCCAACCGG GTTAATTGTCCAATCTACATCACCCGAGTCATGAGCACGAGTGCAGGTGACGTCATCGCGGCCGCCAGAAAACGCGGGAACGTGGTGTACGGGGAGCCGACGGCGGCCGGGCTTGGGACGGACGGGTCGCACTGCTGGGACAAGAACTGGAAAGTCGCGGCAGCTCACGTCACCGACCCGCCTCTCCGACCCGACCCCTCCACACCCGACCACCTCATGGACCTGCTCGCAAA TGGTGACCTGCAAATAGTAGGGTCAGACAACCGCACCTTCACGACCAGCCAGAAGGCCATTGGGAAGGACGACTTCAGTAAGATCCCGTGCGGCGTGAACGGGGTGGAGGACAGGATGTCGGTCGTCTGGGAACGGGGTGTG GTCTCTGGAAAGATGGACGAGAACCGGTTTGTGGCAGTCACCAGCACCAACGCTGCCAAGATATTCAACATGTATCCAAAGAAG GGCAGAATCGCAGAGGGCTCCGACGCTGACGTCATCATTTGGGACCCAGAAGCGACCAGAACCATCTCGGTTAGAACACACCATCAG GCCGTTGATTTCAACGTGTTTGAGGGTCTGACGTGCCATGGCGTACCACTCTATACTATCTGTCAAGGGAAAGTCGTCTGCGAAGACAGTGGTAGTGTG GTACACGTGACACAGGGGGCAGGCAGCTGGGTGCCGCGAGATCGGCGATGTGATCACGTCTTTAAGCGCATCCACGCTCGCGAGAAG CTCCGTGTTCCGAAGCCCGTTGAGCGGGAGCCGTACGACGGGACGGTGGCGAAGGCCGAGCCCGAGGAGACCCTGAAGGTCGCCCAGCCCACCAAGCCGACCATGGAGGAGGTGACCACCAGCACAGGGGTGCGGGACCTGCACAAGTCTGGATTCACACTCGCAG
- the LOC136431131 gene encoding uncharacterized protein isoform X1, with protein MAESRSGSEPLFQQIDKEGRATWRPESRSGSEPLFQQIDKEGRATWRPESRSGSEPLFQQIDKEGRATWRPESRSGSEPLFQQIDKEGRATWIPESRSGSEPLFQQIDKEGRATWRPESRSGSEPLFQQIDKEGRATWRPESRSGSEPLFQQIDKEGRATWRPESRSGSEPLFQQIDKERRATWRPESRSGSEPLFQQIDKERRATWIPESRSGSEPLFQQIDKEGRATWRPGRPNMFFYTIKGAYDSKSLDLEGLKRRWGGKVPRSNPIFLNVGDKSYLRDSNSTTTQGTLPQRGRESAHGSPSRKILRASTAVFTTVENPSGASTVTDVANGENVAFLLGSSPSESPRKKLVKASQSVFTTIGQRPVSSATEESTVTTSGCGSTINSSTSCLFRTIRDSSAVVSDTESTGSDAGVSLAGIGRPHPSSSPNKGILQTSQAVFRSVDNKSSEGSDTDVVTHSSTTSLFTNVGDKSDLNLTDSGSITSPDSLEQDGALGLESDSGFPRRVSSDPRPLFRKLHDRDKERSISDASSTDFADDSATLTTLEQEEEEITVFVDDKGFHLHSQVPGQEETQLFEEASCAYPGHAVFTELQEEDATDGQCCVPLTATNRIHIKGGRVVNDDQSVEADVYIEEGVVKGFGKDILVPGGARIIDARGKLVIPGGIDPNTHFEIESNGVTSVDDFYKGTKAALVGGTTLTIDCVLPEKGESLAESYEKWRQKADGKVVSDYSLHVAVTWWGEKVKDDMALLAKEKGVNSFLVFLAHKDKYQLSDSELYEFFTHCRELGVLAMVHAENGDLVAEMTKKMLGMGIRGPEGHVLSRPEELESEAAQRAIAIANRVNCPIYITRVMSTSAGDVIAAARKRGNVVYGEPTAAGLGTDGSHCWDKNWKVAAAHVTDPPLRPDPSTPDHLMDLLANGDLQIVGSDNRTFTTSQKAIGKDDFSKIPCGVNGVEDRMSVVWERGVVSGKMDENRFVAVTSTNAAKIFNMYPKKGRIAEGSDADVIIWDPEATRTISVRTHHQAVDFNVFEGLTCHGVPLYTICQGKVVCEDSGSVVHVTQGAGSWVPRDRRCDHVFKRIHAREKLRVPKPVEREPYDGTVAKAEPEETLKVAQPTKPTMEEVTTSTGVRDLHKSGFTLAEENGGAKRHTSFSEHTDVVSDYVERGIRDLRKSGFSLSGEQVDDNVPRRTGQRITKPPGGSSSIIF; from the exons ATGGCGGAATCCAGGAGCGGTTCAGAGCCACTGTTTCAGCAGATAGATAAGGAGGGGAGGGCCACGTGGAGACCGGAATCCAGGAGCGGTTCAGAGCCACTGTTTCAGCAGATAGATAAGGAGGGGAGGGCCACGTGGAGACCGGAATCCAGGAGCGGTTCAGAGCCACTGTTTCAGCAGATAGATAAGGAGGGGAGGGCCACGTGGAGACCGGAATCCAGGAGCGGTTCAGAGCCACTGTTTCAGCAGATAGATAAGGAGGGGAGGGCCACGTGGATACCGGAATCCAGGAGCGGTTCAGAGCCACTGTTTCAGCAGATAGATAAGGAGGGGAGGGCCACGTGGAGACCGGAATCCAGGAGCGGTTCAGAGCCACTGTTTCAGCAGATAGATAAGGAGGGGAGGGCCACGTGGAGACCGGAATCCAGGAGCGGTTCAGAGCCACTGTTTCAGCAGATAGATAAGGAGGGGAGGGCCACGTGGAGACCGGAATCCAGGAGCGGTTCAGAGCCACTGTTTCAGCAGATAGATAAGGAGAGGAGGGCCACGTGGAGACCGGAATCCAGGAGCGGTTCAGAGCCACTGTTTCAGCAGATAGATAAGGAGAGGAGGGCCACGTGGATACCGGAATCCAGGAGCGGTTCAGAGCCATTGTTTCAGCAGATAGATAAGGAGGGGAGGGCCACGTGGAGACCGGGGAGGCCTAACATGTTCTTCTACACCATCAAGGGAGCGTACGACAGCAAATCCTTAGACTTAGAAGGACTGAAGAGAAGATGGGGAGGGAAGGTGCCGCGGAGCAACCCCATCTTTCTGAACGTTGGCGACAAATCCTATCTCAGGGACTCCAACTCTACTACCACGCAGGGCACACTACCgcagagggggagggagagcGCACACGGATCCCCCTCTAGAAAAATCCTCAGGGCTTCCACAGCCGTCTTCACCACTGTGGAGAATCCTTCAGGTGCTAGCACCGTCACCGACGTGGCCAACGGAGAAAACGTAGCGTTTCTACTCGGCTCCAGCCCTTCCGAGTCTCCGCGTAAGAAACTTGTAAAGGCCTCACAATCCGTTTTTACCACGATAGGACAGAGACCCGTCTCGTCGGCCACGGAAGAGTCTACAGTGACCACATCAGGTTGTGGGTCCACTATAAATTCGTCGACGTCTTGCTTATTTAGAACCATCAGAGACAGTTCAGCTGTTGTCTCTGACACCGAATCTACGGGATCGGACGCCGGTGTGAGCCTTGCAGGTATAGGTAGACCCCACCCGAGCTCATCTCCAAACAAGGGCATCTTACAAACGTCTCAGGCCGTTTTTAGAAGCGTCGACAACAAGTCTTCCGAGGGTTCCGACACCGACGTCGTGACTCACAGCTCCACAACCTCTCTCTTCACCAACGTGGGAGACAAGTCCGATCTCAATCTCACGGACAGCGGGTCTATCACCTCTCCCGACTCCTTGGAGCAGGACGGGGCGCTAGGTCTTGAGTCGGACTCAGGATTCCCCAGGAGGGTCTCCAGCGATCCGAGACCGCTCTTCAGAAAACTTCATGACAGAGACAAGGAAAGATCGATATCCGACGCCTCGAGTACGGACTTTGCCGACGACTCTGCGACACTCACAACACtcgaacaagaagaagaagaaatcacAGTCTTCGTAGATGATAAGGGCTTCCATCTTCATTCACAAGTGCCTGGGCAAGAagaaacacaactttttgaAGAGGCCAGTTGTGCTTATCCCGGACACGCCGTTTTCACAGAGTTGCAGGAAGAAGATGCTACTGACGGACAGTGCTGTGTACCCTTG ACGGCGACCAACAGGATCCACATCAAGGGTGGACGGGTGGTCAACGATGACCAGTCGGTGGAGGCGGACGTCTACATCGAGGAGGGCGTGGTCAA GGGATTCGGGAAGGACATCCTAGTGCCCGGCGGCGCCAGAATCATCGACGCCCGAGGAAAGCTGGTCATCCCGGGCGGCATCGACCCCAACACGCACTTCGAGATAGAGAGCAATGGCGTCACCTCGGTGGACGACTTCTACAAGGGCACTAAAGCGGCACTGGTGGGCGGTACCACCCTCACAA TCGACTGCGTGCTGCCTGAAAAGGGCGAAAGTCTCGCGGAATCTTACGAGAAGTGGAGACAGAAGGCTGATGGGAAGGTGGTGTCGGATTACAGCCTGCACGTGGCCGTCACGTGGTGGGGCGAGAAGGTCAAGGACGACATGGCCCTGCTGGCCAAAGAGAAAG GTGTGAACTCCTTCCTCGTGTTCCTGGCCCACAAAGACAAGTACCAACTGTCGGATAGTGAG CTGTACGAGTTCTTCACACACTGCCGAGAGCTGGGTGTTCTGGCCATGGTGCATGCCGAGAATGGAGACCTGGTGGCTGAG ATGACGAAGAAGATGCTTGGCATGGGGATCCGAGGCCCGGAGGGACATGTGCTCAGTAGACCCGAGGAG CTTGAGTCTGAGGCTGCACAACGTGCCATTGCTATCGCCAACCGG GTTAATTGTCCAATCTACATCACCCGAGTCATGAGCACGAGTGCAGGTGACGTCATCGCGGCCGCCAGAAAACGCGGGAACGTGGTGTACGGGGAGCCGACGGCGGCCGGGCTTGGGACGGACGGGTCGCACTGCTGGGACAAGAACTGGAAAGTCGCGGCAGCTCACGTCACCGACCCGCCTCTCCGACCCGACCCCTCCACACCCGACCACCTCATGGACCTGCTCGCAAA TGGTGACCTGCAAATAGTAGGGTCAGACAACCGCACCTTCACGACCAGCCAGAAGGCCATTGGGAAGGACGACTTCAGTAAGATCCCGTGCGGCGTGAACGGGGTGGAGGACAGGATGTCGGTCGTCTGGGAACGGGGTGTG GTCTCTGGAAAGATGGACGAGAACCGGTTTGTGGCAGTCACCAGCACCAACGCTGCCAAGATATTCAACATGTATCCAAAGAAG GGCAGAATCGCAGAGGGCTCCGACGCTGACGTCATCATTTGGGACCCAGAAGCGACCAGAACCATCTCGGTTAGAACACACCATCAG GCCGTTGATTTCAACGTGTTTGAGGGTCTGACGTGCCATGGCGTACCACTCTATACTATCTGTCAAGGGAAAGTCGTCTGCGAAGACAGTGGTAGTGTG GTACACGTGACACAGGGGGCAGGCAGCTGGGTGCCGCGAGATCGGCGATGTGATCACGTCTTTAAGCGCATCCACGCTCGCGAGAAG CTCCGTGTTCCGAAGCCCGTTGAGCGGGAGCCGTACGACGGGACGGTGGCGAAGGCCGAGCCCGAGGAGACCCTGAAGGTCGCCCAGCCCACCAAGCCGACCATGGAGGAGGTGACCACCAGCACAGGGGTGCGGGACCTGCACAAGTCTGGATTCACACTCGCAG AAGAAAATGGAGGAGCCAAACGTCACACTTCTTTCTCTGAGCACACTGATGTTGTATCCGATTATGTAGAACGCGGGATCAGAGATCTCCGCAA
- the LOC136431131 gene encoding uncharacterized protein isoform X2, with protein MAESRSGSEPLFQQIDKEGRATWRPESRSGSEPLFQQIDKEGRATWRPESRSGSEPLFQQIDKEGRATWRPESRSGSEPLFQQIDKEGRATWIPESRSGSEPLFQQIDKEGRATWRPESRSGSEPLFQQIDKEGRATWRPESRSGSEPLFQQIDKEGRATWRPESRSGSEPLFQQIDKERRATWRPESRSGSEPLFQQIDKERRATWIPESRSGSEPLFQQIDKEGRATWRPGRPNMFFYTIKGAYDSKSLDLEGLKRRWGGKVPRSNPIFLNVGDKSYLRDSNSTTTQGTLPQRGRESAHGSPSRKILRASTAVFTTVENPSGASTVTDVANGENVAFLLGSSPSESPRKKLVKASQSVFTTIGQRPVSSATEESTVTTSGCGSTINSSTSCLFRTIRDSSAVVSDTESTGSDAGVSLAGIGRPHPSSSPNKGILQTSQAVFRSVDNKSSEGSDTDVVTHSSTTSLFTNVGDKSDLNLTDSGSITSPDSLEQDGALGLESDSGFPRRVSSDPRPLFRKLHDRDKERSISDASSTDFADDSATLTTLEQEEEEITVFVDDKGFHLHSQVPGQEETQLFEEASCAYPGHAVFTELQEEDATDGQCCVPLTATNRIHIKGGRVVNDDQSVEADVYIEEGVVKGFGKDILVPGGARIIDARGKLVIPGGIDPNTHFEIESNGVTSVDDFYKGTKAALVGGTTLTIDCVLPEKGESLAESYEKWRQKADGKVVSDYSLHVAVTWWGEKVKDDMALLAKEKGVNSFLVFLAHKDKYQLSDSELYEFFTHCRELGVLAMVHAENGDLVAEMTKKMLGMGIRGPEGHVLSRPEELESEAAQRAIAIANRVNCPIYITRVMSTSAGDVIAAARKRGNVVYGEPTAAGLGTDGSHCWDKNWKVAAAHVTDPPLRPDPSTPDHLMDLLANGDLQIVGSDNRTFTTSQKAIGKDDFSKIPCGVNGVEDRMSVVWERGVVSGKMDENRFVAVTSTNAAKIFNMYPKKGRIAEGSDADVIIWDPEATRTISVRTHHQAVDFNVFEGLTCHGVPLYTICQGKVVCEDSGSVVHVTQGAGSWVPRDRRCDHVFKRIHAREKLRVPKPVEREPYDGTVAKAEPEETLKVAQPTKPTMEEVTTSTGVRDLHKSGFTLAERGIRDLRKSGFSLSGEQVDDNVPRRTGQRITKPPGGSSSIIF; from the exons ATGGCGGAATCCAGGAGCGGTTCAGAGCCACTGTTTCAGCAGATAGATAAGGAGGGGAGGGCCACGTGGAGACCGGAATCCAGGAGCGGTTCAGAGCCACTGTTTCAGCAGATAGATAAGGAGGGGAGGGCCACGTGGAGACCGGAATCCAGGAGCGGTTCAGAGCCACTGTTTCAGCAGATAGATAAGGAGGGGAGGGCCACGTGGAGACCGGAATCCAGGAGCGGTTCAGAGCCACTGTTTCAGCAGATAGATAAGGAGGGGAGGGCCACGTGGATACCGGAATCCAGGAGCGGTTCAGAGCCACTGTTTCAGCAGATAGATAAGGAGGGGAGGGCCACGTGGAGACCGGAATCCAGGAGCGGTTCAGAGCCACTGTTTCAGCAGATAGATAAGGAGGGGAGGGCCACGTGGAGACCGGAATCCAGGAGCGGTTCAGAGCCACTGTTTCAGCAGATAGATAAGGAGGGGAGGGCCACGTGGAGACCGGAATCCAGGAGCGGTTCAGAGCCACTGTTTCAGCAGATAGATAAGGAGAGGAGGGCCACGTGGAGACCGGAATCCAGGAGCGGTTCAGAGCCACTGTTTCAGCAGATAGATAAGGAGAGGAGGGCCACGTGGATACCGGAATCCAGGAGCGGTTCAGAGCCATTGTTTCAGCAGATAGATAAGGAGGGGAGGGCCACGTGGAGACCGGGGAGGCCTAACATGTTCTTCTACACCATCAAGGGAGCGTACGACAGCAAATCCTTAGACTTAGAAGGACTGAAGAGAAGATGGGGAGGGAAGGTGCCGCGGAGCAACCCCATCTTTCTGAACGTTGGCGACAAATCCTATCTCAGGGACTCCAACTCTACTACCACGCAGGGCACACTACCgcagagggggagggagagcGCACACGGATCCCCCTCTAGAAAAATCCTCAGGGCTTCCACAGCCGTCTTCACCACTGTGGAGAATCCTTCAGGTGCTAGCACCGTCACCGACGTGGCCAACGGAGAAAACGTAGCGTTTCTACTCGGCTCCAGCCCTTCCGAGTCTCCGCGTAAGAAACTTGTAAAGGCCTCACAATCCGTTTTTACCACGATAGGACAGAGACCCGTCTCGTCGGCCACGGAAGAGTCTACAGTGACCACATCAGGTTGTGGGTCCACTATAAATTCGTCGACGTCTTGCTTATTTAGAACCATCAGAGACAGTTCAGCTGTTGTCTCTGACACCGAATCTACGGGATCGGACGCCGGTGTGAGCCTTGCAGGTATAGGTAGACCCCACCCGAGCTCATCTCCAAACAAGGGCATCTTACAAACGTCTCAGGCCGTTTTTAGAAGCGTCGACAACAAGTCTTCCGAGGGTTCCGACACCGACGTCGTGACTCACAGCTCCACAACCTCTCTCTTCACCAACGTGGGAGACAAGTCCGATCTCAATCTCACGGACAGCGGGTCTATCACCTCTCCCGACTCCTTGGAGCAGGACGGGGCGCTAGGTCTTGAGTCGGACTCAGGATTCCCCAGGAGGGTCTCCAGCGATCCGAGACCGCTCTTCAGAAAACTTCATGACAGAGACAAGGAAAGATCGATATCCGACGCCTCGAGTACGGACTTTGCCGACGACTCTGCGACACTCACAACACtcgaacaagaagaagaagaaatcacAGTCTTCGTAGATGATAAGGGCTTCCATCTTCATTCACAAGTGCCTGGGCAAGAagaaacacaactttttgaAGAGGCCAGTTGTGCTTATCCCGGACACGCCGTTTTCACAGAGTTGCAGGAAGAAGATGCTACTGACGGACAGTGCTGTGTACCCTTG ACGGCGACCAACAGGATCCACATCAAGGGTGGACGGGTGGTCAACGATGACCAGTCGGTGGAGGCGGACGTCTACATCGAGGAGGGCGTGGTCAA GGGATTCGGGAAGGACATCCTAGTGCCCGGCGGCGCCAGAATCATCGACGCCCGAGGAAAGCTGGTCATCCCGGGCGGCATCGACCCCAACACGCACTTCGAGATAGAGAGCAATGGCGTCACCTCGGTGGACGACTTCTACAAGGGCACTAAAGCGGCACTGGTGGGCGGTACCACCCTCACAA TCGACTGCGTGCTGCCTGAAAAGGGCGAAAGTCTCGCGGAATCTTACGAGAAGTGGAGACAGAAGGCTGATGGGAAGGTGGTGTCGGATTACAGCCTGCACGTGGCCGTCACGTGGTGGGGCGAGAAGGTCAAGGACGACATGGCCCTGCTGGCCAAAGAGAAAG GTGTGAACTCCTTCCTCGTGTTCCTGGCCCACAAAGACAAGTACCAACTGTCGGATAGTGAG CTGTACGAGTTCTTCACACACTGCCGAGAGCTGGGTGTTCTGGCCATGGTGCATGCCGAGAATGGAGACCTGGTGGCTGAG ATGACGAAGAAGATGCTTGGCATGGGGATCCGAGGCCCGGAGGGACATGTGCTCAGTAGACCCGAGGAG CTTGAGTCTGAGGCTGCACAACGTGCCATTGCTATCGCCAACCGG GTTAATTGTCCAATCTACATCACCCGAGTCATGAGCACGAGTGCAGGTGACGTCATCGCGGCCGCCAGAAAACGCGGGAACGTGGTGTACGGGGAGCCGACGGCGGCCGGGCTTGGGACGGACGGGTCGCACTGCTGGGACAAGAACTGGAAAGTCGCGGCAGCTCACGTCACCGACCCGCCTCTCCGACCCGACCCCTCCACACCCGACCACCTCATGGACCTGCTCGCAAA TGGTGACCTGCAAATAGTAGGGTCAGACAACCGCACCTTCACGACCAGCCAGAAGGCCATTGGGAAGGACGACTTCAGTAAGATCCCGTGCGGCGTGAACGGGGTGGAGGACAGGATGTCGGTCGTCTGGGAACGGGGTGTG GTCTCTGGAAAGATGGACGAGAACCGGTTTGTGGCAGTCACCAGCACCAACGCTGCCAAGATATTCAACATGTATCCAAAGAAG GGCAGAATCGCAGAGGGCTCCGACGCTGACGTCATCATTTGGGACCCAGAAGCGACCAGAACCATCTCGGTTAGAACACACCATCAG GCCGTTGATTTCAACGTGTTTGAGGGTCTGACGTGCCATGGCGTACCACTCTATACTATCTGTCAAGGGAAAGTCGTCTGCGAAGACAGTGGTAGTGTG GTACACGTGACACAGGGGGCAGGCAGCTGGGTGCCGCGAGATCGGCGATGTGATCACGTCTTTAAGCGCATCCACGCTCGCGAGAAG CTCCGTGTTCCGAAGCCCGTTGAGCGGGAGCCGTACGACGGGACGGTGGCGAAGGCCGAGCCCGAGGAGACCCTGAAGGTCGCCCAGCCCACCAAGCCGACCATGGAGGAGGTGACCACCAGCACAGGGGTGCGGGACCTGCACAAGTCTGGATTCACACTCGCAG AACGCGGGATCAGAGATCTCCGCAA